ACTGAGAACAGTAACTTACAGGCAGTAATGGGGTTGATTCTAAATGGCGGTAACGCAAAAAGTTCAGCCTTTGAGGCAATTAATGCCGCTAAAACGGGTGACTTTACAACGGCTGACGCAAAATTAGCTGAGGCAGATAAATTTCTTGTGGATGCCCACAATGCCCAGACTGGTATGCTGACAGCGGAAGCTAATGGTGAACACGCGAATGTATCACTGCTGATGGTCCATTCGCAAGATCACATCATGACGGCGATCACTTTCCGCGACCTAGCCGGTGAGATCGTTGATTTATACAAGCGTTTGGCGCAAGCAGGTAAATAAAGATCTAGTATTCTAAATAAAGATTACGGAGGCTTATATATGAGTGACGGAATGGCAATGCCTAAAGGTTTTTTATGGGGTGGTGCAGTTGCTGCCCATCAGTTAGAAGGCGGCTGGCAAGAAGGTGGTAAGGGCGTTAGCATCGCTGATGTAATGACAGCAGGTGCTAATGGTGTACCACGACGGGTAACCGATGGGGTTAAAAAAGGTGAGATCTATCCTAATCATTGGGGGATCGATTTTTATCATCGTTATCCGGCAGATCTAAAGTTATTTGCTGAAATGGGCATGACTTGTTTTCGGACATCAATTGCTTGGACCCGGATTTTTCCTAATGGGGACGAAACTGAGCCAAATGAAGCCGGATTGAAGTTCTATGATGATTTATTTGCGGAGTGCTTAAAAAATGGCATTCAACCGGTAGTGACGTTATCACATTTTGAAATGCCGTATCACTTAGTTAAGGCTTATGGTGGTTGGGGTAATCGTAAATTGATCGATTTCTTCCTTAATTTTGCGGAAGTTTGCTTTAAGCGCTACAAGGGCCAAGTTAAATACTGGATGACTTTCAACGAGATCAATAATCAGACTGATTGGCGTGATCCACATCCATTATTGCAAAATTCAGGTCTTCAATTGGATGAAAACGATAATTGGGAAGAAGCAATGTACCAGGCAGCCCATTACGAAATGGTAGCCAGTGCTTTGGCGGTTAAGTTAGGTCACGAGATCGATCCAGATTTTCAAATTGGCGCAATGGTGGCAATGTGCCCGATCTATCCACTGACCGCGAAGCCAGCTGATATTATGATGGCTGAGCGTGCGATGCAAACACGCTATTATTATGGCGATGTTCAGGCTTTAGGTTCTTATCCAGCCTGGTTGACAAAATATTGGCAACGCCATAACTATCAGATCGATATAACTGCTGCTGATAAAGCTGCTTTGCAGGCGGGAACTGTTGATTATGTTGGTTTCAGCTACTACATGTCTTTTGTCACTGAAGCAACAAAGGACGATCCAGATTTTGTTTACGATGAAGCCAATGACCTAGTCAGCAATCCCTATGTTCAAAAATCAGATTGGGGATGGCAAATTGATCCAATTGGTTTGCGTTATGGGATGAACTGGATGACTGATCGGTGGCACAAACCATTATTTATCGTCGAAAATGGTTTTGGTGCGCATGACAAAGTTGAAGTTGACGGCAGTATTCATGATGATTATCGGATCAAGTATTTCCACGATCATATTTTACAAATGGAAAAAGCCGTCGTTGATGATGGTGTCGATTTAATTGGTTATACCCCATGGGGACATATTGATCTAATTTCAGCTAGCACCGGTGAGATGGCAAAGCGCTATGGTTTTATTTACGTCGATCAGGATGATTTAGGTAAGGGCACCCTAAACCGTTCGCGCAAGGATTCTTTTTATTGGTTCAAGCAAGTGGTTGCTAGTAACGGGGCTGATCTAAGCATGAAGCCTCAGTATTAAAAACTATAAATGTCGTATTTTAGTCGTTTAGTGTTTAAGCACAATAACGACATGTTAATCGTTTTAAAAGGATAAGGCGGCAGCTGCTGCCTTATTTTAATTTCAGTTTGGTGATTGACACCGATAT
This is a stretch of genomic DNA from Loigolactobacillus coryniformis subsp. coryniformis KCTC 3167 = DSM 20001. It encodes these proteins:
- a CDS encoding PTS lactose/cellobiose transporter subunit IIA, whose product is MIETETENSNLQAVMGLILNGGNAKSSAFEAINAAKTGDFTTADAKLAEADKFLVDAHNAQTGMLTAEANGEHANVSLLMVHSQDHIMTAITFRDLAGEIVDLYKRLAQAGK
- a CDS encoding 6-phospho-beta-glucosidase, whose amino-acid sequence is MSDGMAMPKGFLWGGAVAAHQLEGGWQEGGKGVSIADVMTAGANGVPRRVTDGVKKGEIYPNHWGIDFYHRYPADLKLFAEMGMTCFRTSIAWTRIFPNGDETEPNEAGLKFYDDLFAECLKNGIQPVVTLSHFEMPYHLVKAYGGWGNRKLIDFFLNFAEVCFKRYKGQVKYWMTFNEINNQTDWRDPHPLLQNSGLQLDENDNWEEAMYQAAHYEMVASALAVKLGHEIDPDFQIGAMVAMCPIYPLTAKPADIMMAERAMQTRYYYGDVQALGSYPAWLTKYWQRHNYQIDITAADKAALQAGTVDYVGFSYYMSFVTEATKDDPDFVYDEANDLVSNPYVQKSDWGWQIDPIGLRYGMNWMTDRWHKPLFIVENGFGAHDKVEVDGSIHDDYRIKYFHDHILQMEKAVVDDGVDLIGYTPWGHIDLISASTGEMAKRYGFIYVDQDDLGKGTLNRSRKDSFYWFKQVVASNGADLSMKPQY